Sequence from the Christiangramia fulva genome:
TTCCGTTGAGATCATCGCTGCCATATTTGAATTTGGCTGAAGCTTTTATTCCCATAAAAACACCATAAGCAGTCACCGGTGAAGGATTACCGGCGCCTCCTTTAGATTCTGAAATTCCGGTAACGTAAGGAGTTACTTCCCTCACGGTATCCATATCGGCAGTTTCCATACCAACATCTTCTGCAGTAATATATTTTCCGCCTAAAGAATTTACAAATTCACCAAACCTTCTCATAAGGGCGGGTGTTTTGTCTTTTTTCGCATCGCCTATGATTACCGCTTTACCTCCTCCAAGATTAAGACCGGTAATGGCGCTTTTGAAAGACATTCCTCTGGAAAGCCTCAAAACATCGTTAAGTGCTTCCCATTCGCTGGTATAATTCCACATTCTTGTACCGCCCAGGGCCGGCCCTAAAACCGTGTTATGAATACCTATTATTGCCTTTAAACCTGTATCTTTGTCGTTGCAAAAAACGATCTGTTCATGATCGTCAAACGACACCTGCCCGAAAACCGGAGCAGATTTTTTAAGTTCTTTTGCGTTCAAAACGTCAACTTGCATAATATGTTGGTTTTTTAGTTTAATGTATTTTGAATTTGACAAAATTACACCACAAAAATAATGATATTTTTAATTATTTTATTTTTTAAAGGTGTTAAATTAAGGAATTCGCAATAAGACCAATTTTTAGAATGGGAAATTTAAAGCACCTCAATAAATATTTTTATAAGTACAAATGGAAACTTCTCATAGGTTTGATCATTACGATCGCCGCCAGGATTTTTGCCATTTATTATGTGCCACTGATTGGAAGGAGCACCAAGATCATTGAAAAATATCTCAATGGCGAGGTCACAGATATTTCAGAAGTGAAACATCAGCTTCTGATCAATATTTTGCTGATTGCCGGCACCACACTTATTTCTGCATTTTTTACTTTTTTGATGAGGCAGACCTTCATCGTGGTTTCAAGGCATATGGAATATGACCTTAAGAATGAAGTCTATAAACATTACCAGGAACTTTCCCTTAATTTTTACAAAAAGAACCGAACCGGGGATCTGATGAACCGCATCAGTGATGATGTTTCAAAGGTGCGTATGTACCTGGGACCGGCGATCATGTACAGCGTTACCACTTTCACCTCAACAGTGGTGGTATTGATCTTTATGATCAAATCGGCGCCTGAATTAACTCTTTATACGGTTATTCCCCTGCCTATTCTCTCGTTTGCTATTTACAGGCTTAGCGTGGCGATACATAAAAGAAGTACCATTGTACAGCAATATTTATCGAAACTCAACACTTTTACCCAGGAAAGTTTTAGCGGGATCGCAGTGATCAAATCTTATAGTATTGAACCCTCTACAACTTCAAATTTTACCACACTTTCTAATGCAAGCCGGGATAAGAATATTGATCTGGTGAAAGTGCAGGCCTTCTTTTTCCCGCTGATGGTTTTACTCATCGGGATAAGCAATATCATTGTTATCTATATAGGTGGCCGCCAAATTCTTTCCGGGCAAATAGAAAACATAGACGTACTGGTAGAATTTATCCTGTACGTGAACATGCTCACCTGGCCGGTAGCCTCGATAGGCTGGGTAACTTCATTAGTGCAACAGGCCGATGCTTCGCAGGAGCGGATCAATGAATTTTTAAACGTAAAACCTGATATTACCAATCCCAAAGAGGAACCCGATGAAATAAAGGGTAATATCGAATTCAAAAATGTAAGTTTTACTTATGACGATACCAATATTACCGCACTGAAAGATGTTTCTTTTAAAATTGACAGTGGGCAAACGCTTGCGATCATTGGTAAAACAGGTTCCGGGAAATCGACGATCCTTGAGCTCATTGGCCGACTTTACGATATTGATGAGGGCGAAATTCTCATCGACGGAAGGAATATTAAGAAACTGAATCTTGACAGCCTTCGTAAAAGTATAGGATATGTGCCGCAGGACGCTTTCCTTTTTAGTGACAGCATCAGGAATAATATCAACTTCGGTAAAACTGAAGCCGACGAAAAGGAAATCATTCAGGCAGCCAAAAATGCTTCCGTTCATAAAAATATCATCGGTTTCAGTAAAGGTTATGACACGGTTCTTGGCGAAAGGGGAATTACTCTTTCCGGCGGACAAAAGCAGCGGGTTTCCATCGCACGCGCTATTATTCATGATCCTGAAATTTTACTTTTTGACGATTGCCTTTCCGCAGTAGACACAGAAACCGAAGAGGAAATTCTGAACAATTTGTTCGAAATCACTAAGAATAAAACCACCATAATTGTAAGCCACCGTGTTTCTTCCGCAAAAAATGCTGATAAAATTATCATTCTTGAAGATGGAAAAATCATTCAGGAAGGCTCACATAGCAAGTTATTGAGCCAGAGTGGATATTATAAAGAGTTGTACGCAAAACAACTAAATGAAAAAGAAATGTGAAAATTTTTTGTTAGATGTTAAAAATTTTTAGATTTTTGAGCATCATAACAAACCATTAAAGAATTTATTTTATGAGCGACAAGGATATGATGGAGAAAGAAGAAATATTCTCTAAAGTTTTAAGAGCGGGAAGAAGAACCTACTTCTTTGATGTTAGATCCACCCGCGCAGAGGACTACTACCTTACAATCACTGAAAGCAAAAAATTCACTAATGATGATGGTTCTTTCTATTACAAAAAACACAAAATCTATCTTTACAAGGAAGATTTTGACGGATTTAAAGAAATCCTTGAAGAAATGACCAATTATATCATTGATGAAAAAGGAGAAGAAGTGATTAGCGAACGTCACCAGAAGGATTTCAAAAAGGAATATGATGATGAGAAAGCTCCGGCAACGGCAGCTTCGGCTTCAACAAGTCCTGAAAAATTCACAGATCTTAGTTTCGACGATATTTAGGAACAAAATATCCTGTAATCGATAAAACCGTCCCGAACAGGGCGGTTTTTTTTATATTAGATTTCTAAAAAAAATTAAATGCGAAAACTCCTACTTTTATTTCTTTTTATTAGCCTACAACTTCAGGCTCAAACAGAAGAAATCACTCTGGATTATTATCTTCCCGACAATGTAAATTACAATCCTGAAATCCCTGTTCCTCAGGATATTATTGGCTTTGTTCCCGGTGAATGGCATGTCACGCATGACCTGCTGTTAAATTACATGAATAAGCTCGCAGAAGTTTCACCGCGTATAAATATTGAAAATCGCGGAACGACCTATGAAGGGCGGCCTTTGGTTTTACTCACCATTTCTTCCCCTGAAAATCTTCAAAATATTGAACAAATAAGGCAGAATCATCTTAAACTGATCGAAAAAAATTCCGAAGCGGTAAACACTAAAAATATGCCTGTGGTGATCAATCAGGGCTTTTCCATCCATGGAAACGAACCCAGTGGAGCAAATGCTGCTTTGATCTATGCTTATTATCTCGCTGCTGCGGAAGGCCCTGAAATTGAAAATACACTTAAGAATACGGTAATCCTTCTGGATCCATCTTTTAATCCGGACGGACTGCAGCGTTTCGCTTACTGGGCGAATACGAACAGAAGCAAAAATATCAATCCCGATCCTCAGGACCGTGAATATGACGAGGTATGGCCGGGCGGGAGAACCAACCACTATTGGTTTGACCTCAACCGTGACTGGTTGCCGGTACAATTGCCCGAAACACAGGCGAGGATCGCAACCTTCCATAAATGGTATCCGAATATCCTTACCGATCATCACGAAATGGGACCCAATTCCACTTTCTTTTTTCAGCCGGGAATCCCTTCCAGGACTCACCCGCTTACCCCGCAAATGAACCAGGATCTCACCAAAGAAATCGGGACCTTTCATGCAAAAGCATTAGATAGCATTGGTTCACTTTATTTCACCGAAGAGAACTATGACGACTTTTATTACGGAAAGGGTTCAACATTTCCCGATATTAACGGAAGTATAGGTATTCTTTTCGAACAGGCCAGTTCCCGTGGTCATGCGCAGGAAACAGAGAATGGTATTCTCACCTTTCCGTTTACTATAAGAAATCAATTCACTGCAGCACTTTCTACACTGGAAGCCTCACAGAAAATGAGACAGAAACTGCTTAATTACCAGCGCAGTTTTTATGAGAACGCCAGAAAATCGGCTACTGATGGTGCCTGGGCCTTTGGAAATTCAAAAGATCCCGTGAGTGCCTATAAACTGGCCGAAATCCTGAAAAGACACCAGGTCGAGGTCTATAGTGTAGCCGACAATTTTTCAGAAAACGGAGAGAAATTCAGTAAGGGCTCGGCTTATATAGTGCCTAAAAATCAAAGGCAGCATCGCCTGGTGGAAGCCATGTTCGAAAAAAGAACGAGTTTCCAGGACAGCCTTTTTTACGATATTTCTGCATGGACCTTCCCGCTCGCTTTCAATCTTGATTATACCGAAAATGCTTCCATGAAAAAGGCGGGGCAGAAAATAGAAAACCTTGAAATTCCGCAGCCCGAAAAACCCGGCAAAAGTGATTATGCCTACTTGCTTGACTGGAACAATTATTATTCTCCCAAAGCGCTGAACATGATACTGAATAAAGGTTTGCGTGCAAAAGTTGCCATGAAAGAATTCAGTTTAAATAGTCAAAAATATGATTACGGCACTATCATGATCCCGGTGCAGAATCAGAAATTATCATCAGCAGAAATTCATAAGTTCCTCACTGAAGTTTCCGAAGAAAGCCATGTTAAAATAACTGCGGCGAATACCGGGATGACCAAAGGGATCAACCTGGGGAGCGGGGAATTCAAGGCCTTGCAGCCTCAAAAGGTAGCTTTGATCGTCGGGGAAGGCATCAGCTCTTATGACGCCGGCGAAATCTGGCATTTATTTGACCAGCGCTATGATATGAAGATCACCAAACTGGATACGCGGAACCTGCCGCGTACAAATTTGAGCAAATACACAGATATCATTCTTCCAAACACATGGAACCTTGATCAATCAGCTGCTTCCAGCCTGAAAGAATGGGTTCGCGAAGGCGGAACGCTTATTGGCTACCGAAATGCCGCAAACTGGCTTAAGAAAAACGATTTCATAGATTTTAAATCCAAAGAAAATAAGCTGGTTGCAAAAGATATAAGTTTTGAAGAACGTGGAGATTTTCGCGGCGCACAGGGTATTGGCGGGGCTATTTTTGAAGCGAAACTTGACAGAAGCCATCCTATCGCTTTTGGTTATAAAAACGATAAAATCGCACTTTTCAGAAATACGACCTTATTTCTGGAACCCGACGAACAGAGCTATAACAATCCTATCAAATACACAAAAAATCCTTTGCTGAGTGGCTATATAAGTAAACCCAATCTGGATTCACTCGCAAATTCGGTTCCTTTCAAACACGAAAAGCTGGGCCGTGGGGATGTGATCATTTTCACCGATAACACAAACTTTCGCGCGTTTTGGTATGGAACGAATAAATTATTAATGAATGCCATTTTCTTTGGAAAGGAGATGTAAAGAGAGTTTAAATAAATTTTAAGACTATTCTTTTAGATTTAAATAACTTAGCACCTCAAAATTCGGGACTTGATTTAAACGTCCTTTTTAATAGTATGCGCAAATTCTTTCATAAGTGAAATTCTCCGGATTCAGAAGTAGATTAAGGGATGAGAGATTTTTAAATTTCTTAAACCGTTTTTCGTTTTTTCTAAGTCTGATCGCTATTTTGGTCGCGATCTATGATCTGGGTTTCAGGCATCCCCAGTATAGTGAGGAGGAATTAAATAAATTCTATTTCATCATTCTTATTACAGGGGTAGCCACCATCATTCTTCGGTATTTTCTTTTTAAGATCAAGTTCAGACTGAAGGTTCGGATCTTTGACACTTTGCTGGGATCTCTGTTTTTTATTCTGATTTTGGTGAAAATGGATACTCTGCGAGATAACCTCGGATTCCTGGAAAGTCTGAATAAAATGCTCTATGTTTATTTAGCAGCATTTATTTATTTCATAAGGGAATTTGCAACCGTAGAATTTAATTTTAATCGACAGAATCTCAACCCGGCGCAGCTTTTTATGGCCGGTTTTCTTTTTATAATTTTAACGGGAGCGGGCCTTTTAATGCTTCCCAACGCTACACATAATGGCATTAGCGCACTGGATGCCCTTTTTACTTCCACCAGTGCCGTTTGCGTCACCGGCCTGATCGTTGTCGATACAGGATCTTATTTTACGGGATTCGGCCAAGGCGTGATCTTACTGTTAATGCAGCTTGGAGGTCTGGGAATTATGACTTTTGCCAGCTATTTCAGCTATTTTTTCAGAGGTCAGACTTCGTATAAAAATCAGTTAATGCTGAAAGACGCTACTAATTCCGAAAAAATTGGTGAAGTCATAAGTGTCTTAAAAAAGATCCTTTATATCACTTTGATCGTGGAATTTTTAGGGGGAATTTTTATTTATTTCAGTCTGAATAAAAGTGAAATGGCGCTAATCTCTGACAGGATCTTCTTTTCAGTTTTTCATGCTGTCAGCGGATTTTGTAATGCGGGTTTCTCTACCCTGGAAAACAGCCTTTACGAACCCGGTTTTCGGCATAATTATACACTTCAAATGGTAGTCGCCTGCCTTTTTATCCTTGGCGGAATTGGTTTTCCCATCGTTCTGAACCTCTATAAATATGTGGTGTATAAGTTGAAACATGGGCTACTAAGAATTCAGAAGAAAAAGGAAAGGATCCATTTGCCCTGGATGATCAATATCAATACCCGAATTGTGATCGTTACCACAGGAATTTTGCTTGCGGTAGGAACGCTTGGATTTTACGCTTTCGAATATAACAATACACTTGCAGAACACAGCTGGTATGGAAAGATCGTCGTTTCGTTTTTTGGAGCAGCAACTCCACGTACAGCGGGTTTCAATTCGGTAGACACAGGAGCCCTTAATTTCAGTACTTTAATGATGATATTCCTGTTGATGTGGATAGGTGCTTCTCCTGCCTCCACCGGTGGTGGTATTAAAACAAGTACCATTGCGATTGCAACTTTGAACTTTTTTAGTCTTGCAAGGGGCAAAGATCGCATAGAGATTTATAAAAGGGAAATTTCTTACGCTTCAGTAAGAAGGGCTTTTGCGATCATCTCATTATCTTTAATGGTGATTGGAATGGCCGTTTTCATGATCGCTTCCTTTGATGAAGACAAAACACTTCTAAGTATCGCCTTTGAATGTTTTTCGGCATACAGTACGGTGGGCTTGTCAACGGGGATCACTGCAAGTCTTTCGGCTCCTTCAAAAATAGTGCTCATCTTCACCATGTTTATAGGCCGGGTAAGCATGCTTACCATTTTGATCGCCCTTCTGAGAAGAGTGAAACATTTAAATTATCGTTATCCCACCGATGAGATTTTAATAAACTAAAAGAACTCAACCATGAAGTATATTGTTATTGGACTTGGAATTTTTGGATCTTCAATAGCCGAAAAACTCACCGGTATGGGGAATGAGGTGATTGGAGTAGATGTAAATCTGGGAAAGGTAGAAGGGATCAAAGAGAAGATCACTCACGCCGTGGGCCTTGATGCCACCGATGTGGAAGCAGTAAAAAACCTTCCTCTTAAAGATACCGATGTGGTAATTGTTGGAATTGGGGAAGACAGGGGAGCCAATATTATGGCTGCCGCCCTTATGAAACAGATGCATGTAAAACGACTTATTGCAAGGGCTGTGGATCCTTTACAGCGAATGGTTTTGGAAGCAATGGGTGTAAAAGAGATCATTCATCCCGAAAAGGAAACTGCCGACCGCTGGGCACAGAAGTTAAATATGGAAGGAGTGGTAGATAGTTTTGAACTTGATAGCGAGTATAGTATAGTAGAAACAAGAATTCCACCGGAATATGATGGAAAAGCAATTAAAGACCTTCAGTTAAAAAAGGAATTTAATGTGATCATTCTTACTACTATGAAGGTATCCCATACTAAAAATGAATTGGGAGCAGAAACTGAAAAACCCACCGTGCAGGGAATTGCAAGGGCCGATACCATTTTATCTCAAGATGAGATTATGGTACTTTATGGGTACAACAAAGATATTGAGAGGTTGCTGGAAGAACACCGA
This genomic interval carries:
- a CDS encoding Glu/Leu/Phe/Val family dehydrogenase, producing the protein MQVDVLNAKELKKSAPVFGQVSFDDHEQIVFCNDKDTGLKAIIGIHNTVLGPALGGTRMWNYTSEWEALNDVLRLSRGMSFKSAITGLNLGGGKAVIIGDAKKDKTPALMRRFGEFVNSLGGKYITAEDVGMETADMDTVREVTPYVTGISESKGGAGNPSPVTAYGVFMGIKASAKFKYGSDDLNGKKVLVQGIGHVGETLVDYLVKDGAEVFITDISEERLQQVSKKYGAHIFTDGDIYSADVDIYAPCALGATINDDTIDRLKVDIIAGAANNQLANEVEHGEILQKRGIVYAPDFLINAGGIINVYAELEKYGKKEIMQKTENIYNTTLQILEKAAREDMTTHFAALQIAKQRIADRKNQHLN
- a CDS encoding TrkH family potassium uptake protein, with translation MKFSGFRSRLRDERFLNFLNRFSFFLSLIAILVAIYDLGFRHPQYSEEELNKFYFIILITGVATIILRYFLFKIKFRLKVRIFDTLLGSLFFILILVKMDTLRDNLGFLESLNKMLYVYLAAFIYFIREFATVEFNFNRQNLNPAQLFMAGFLFIILTGAGLLMLPNATHNGISALDALFTSTSAVCVTGLIVVDTGSYFTGFGQGVILLLMQLGGLGIMTFASYFSYFFRGQTSYKNQLMLKDATNSEKIGEVISVLKKILYITLIVEFLGGIFIYFSLNKSEMALISDRIFFSVFHAVSGFCNAGFSTLENSLYEPGFRHNYTLQMVVACLFILGGIGFPIVLNLYKYVVYKLKHGLLRIQKKKERIHLPWMININTRIVIVTTGILLAVGTLGFYAFEYNNTLAEHSWYGKIVVSFFGAATPRTAGFNSVDTGALNFSTLMMIFLLMWIGASPASTGGGIKTSTIAIATLNFFSLARGKDRIEIYKREISYASVRRAFAIISLSLMVIGMAVFMIASFDEDKTLLSIAFECFSAYSTVGLSTGITASLSAPSKIVLIFTMFIGRVSMLTILIALLRRVKHLNYRYPTDEILIN
- a CDS encoding potassium channel family protein → MKYIVIGLGIFGSSIAEKLTGMGNEVIGVDVNLGKVEGIKEKITHAVGLDATDVEAVKNLPLKDTDVVIVGIGEDRGANIMAAALMKQMHVKRLIARAVDPLQRMVLEAMGVKEIIHPEKETADRWAQKLNMEGVVDSFELDSEYSIVETRIPPEYDGKAIKDLQLKKEFNVIILTTMKVSHTKNELGAETEKPTVQGIARADTILSQDEIMVLYGYNKDIERLLEEHRKFKEGI
- a CDS encoding M14 family metallopeptidase, whose product is MRKLLLLFLFISLQLQAQTEEITLDYYLPDNVNYNPEIPVPQDIIGFVPGEWHVTHDLLLNYMNKLAEVSPRINIENRGTTYEGRPLVLLTISSPENLQNIEQIRQNHLKLIEKNSEAVNTKNMPVVINQGFSIHGNEPSGANAALIYAYYLAAAEGPEIENTLKNTVILLDPSFNPDGLQRFAYWANTNRSKNINPDPQDREYDEVWPGGRTNHYWFDLNRDWLPVQLPETQARIATFHKWYPNILTDHHEMGPNSTFFFQPGIPSRTHPLTPQMNQDLTKEIGTFHAKALDSIGSLYFTEENYDDFYYGKGSTFPDINGSIGILFEQASSRGHAQETENGILTFPFTIRNQFTAALSTLEASQKMRQKLLNYQRSFYENARKSATDGAWAFGNSKDPVSAYKLAEILKRHQVEVYSVADNFSENGEKFSKGSAYIVPKNQRQHRLVEAMFEKRTSFQDSLFYDISAWTFPLAFNLDYTENASMKKAGQKIENLEIPQPEKPGKSDYAYLLDWNNYYSPKALNMILNKGLRAKVAMKEFSLNSQKYDYGTIMIPVQNQKLSSAEIHKFLTEVSEESHVKITAANTGMTKGINLGSGEFKALQPQKVALIVGEGISSYDAGEIWHLFDQRYDMKITKLDTRNLPRTNLSKYTDIILPNTWNLDQSAASSLKEWVREGGTLIGYRNAANWLKKNDFIDFKSKENKLVAKDISFEERGDFRGAQGIGGAIFEAKLDRSHPIAFGYKNDKIALFRNTTLFLEPDEQSYNNPIKYTKNPLLSGYISKPNLDSLANSVPFKHEKLGRGDVIIFTDNTNFRAFWYGTNKLLMNAIFFGKEM
- a CDS encoding ABC transporter ATP-binding protein translates to MGNLKHLNKYFYKYKWKLLIGLIITIAARIFAIYYVPLIGRSTKIIEKYLNGEVTDISEVKHQLLINILLIAGTTLISAFFTFLMRQTFIVVSRHMEYDLKNEVYKHYQELSLNFYKKNRTGDLMNRISDDVSKVRMYLGPAIMYSVTTFTSTVVVLIFMIKSAPELTLYTVIPLPILSFAIYRLSVAIHKRSTIVQQYLSKLNTFTQESFSGIAVIKSYSIEPSTTSNFTTLSNASRDKNIDLVKVQAFFFPLMVLLIGISNIIVIYIGGRQILSGQIENIDVLVEFILYVNMLTWPVASIGWVTSLVQQADASQERINEFLNVKPDITNPKEEPDEIKGNIEFKNVSFTYDDTNITALKDVSFKIDSGQTLAIIGKTGSGKSTILELIGRLYDIDEGEILIDGRNIKKLNLDSLRKSIGYVPQDAFLFSDSIRNNINFGKTEADEKEIIQAAKNASVHKNIIGFSKGYDTVLGERGITLSGGQKQRVSIARAIIHDPEILLFDDCLSAVDTETEEEILNNLFEITKNKTTIIVSHRVSSAKNADKIIILEDGKIIQEGSHSKLLSQSGYYKELYAKQLNEKEM
- a CDS encoding PUR family DNA/RNA-binding protein; protein product: MSDKDMMEKEEIFSKVLRAGRRTYFFDVRSTRAEDYYLTITESKKFTNDDGSFYYKKHKIYLYKEDFDGFKEILEEMTNYIIDEKGEEVISERHQKDFKKEYDDEKAPATAASASTSPEKFTDLSFDDI